In Mercenaria mercenaria strain notata chromosome 15, MADL_Memer_1, whole genome shotgun sequence, a single genomic region encodes these proteins:
- the LOC128548932 gene encoding uncharacterized protein LOC128548932, whose amino-acid sequence MYPQFQSFFAAHCLVEIYLINIVIIGSILSTETTTEMCDRCLNNSTCRIITNLQSNVSSFHCACLQGWLGERCQTRVRLLLVSVTMTTATLQWEYSVTDTVGAIVDRTGVSDVEIVSNLKNAQNSLKGLEPSQNDLMTGLSDINKKVPEGTYSFYTQAQLNVNYWTSSQRNECNIVPNLTKTVFTISGLDSRTEYTFCAKTDHSFTCDFDLVGHLDDIVPACIYVTTKADDTSKPNVYLIIISCIAVIGLIVLLIVVVVSKRNNYFTFLVCAKQHTDNRETHSILQGSSRRTESPDDSHPDIYRLKSPTANQTISISAPNCPGKPKYQLIKKRLRGYASFSAQNEQTIPLSTVLEYSEYDHDGEYEDSDADSDIAAETEVDTETNIHQITDIQGDNPNE is encoded by the exons ATGTATCCCCAGTTCCAAAGTTTTTTCGCAGCACACTGTCTCGTGGAGATATATCTTATCAACATTGTCATTATTGGATCAATTTTGTCCACAG AGACAACGACAGAAATGTGTGACAGATGTCTCAACAACAGCACGTGCCGCATAATAACCAATCTGCAATCAAATGTCTCAAGTTTTCATTGCGCATGCTTACAAGGATGGCTTGGCGAGCGTTGTCAAACACGTGTACGTCTGCTTCTAGTCTCAGTTACCATGACAACAGCTACCTTACAATGGGAATATTCAGTAACAGACACTGTAGGTGCAATTGTAGATAGAACAGGTGTCTCAGATGTAGAAATTGTCTCGAATTTAAAGAACGCTCAAAACAGTTTAAAAGGTCTGGAACCTTCGCAAAATGATCTCATGACGGGTTTAAGTGATATAAATAAAAAGGTACCCGAAGGAACGTATTCGTTTTATACGCAAGCGCAATTGAACGTTAATTACTGGACAAGTAGTCAAAGAAATGAGTGCAATATTGTCCCAAATCTTACCAAAACAGTTTTCACTATCTCAGGTCTAGATAGCAGAACTGAATATACATTTTGTGCCAAAACTGATCACTCCTTTACGTGTGACTTTGATCTAGTCGGTCATCTCGATGACATTGTCCCTGCTTGTATTTATGTGACTACAAAAGCAGACGACACTTCTAAACCAAAtgtgtatttaattataatttcttGTATCGCTGTGATCGGGTTAATAGTTCTTTTAATAGTTGTAGTCGTCTCAAAAAGGAATAATTATTTCACTTTTCTTGTCTGTGCAAAACAACATACAGATAATCGTGAAACTCATAGTATTCTGCAAGGTTCATCAAGAAGAACCGAGTCACCAGACGACTCCCACCCGGATATTTATCGACTCAAATCACCAACAGCAAACCAGACGATCTCAATATCTGCACCAAACTGTCCCGGAAAGCCCAAATACCAGCTGATTAAGAAAAGACTACGTGGCTATGCCTCGTTTTCAGCTCAAAATGAGCAGACGATACCATTGTCTACAGTTCTAGAATACAGCGAGTACGACCATGATGGAGAATATGAAGACTCTGACGCTGATTCTGATATAGCAGCAGAGACAGAGGTAGACACTGAAACAAATATACACCAAATTACTGATATACAAGGAGACAACCCTAATGAATAA